One Phocoena sinus isolate mPhoSin1 chromosome 14, mPhoSin1.pri, whole genome shotgun sequence genomic region harbors:
- the SIGLEC15 gene encoding sialic acid-binding Ig-like lectin 15 has translation MEGSFQLLASLMCIILMGSFVRTKRDTTRNLLNTELHSAPAQRWSMKLPAEVSAAAGEAAVLPCTFTHPHRHYDGPLTAIWRAGEPYTGPPVFRCAAARSSELCQTALSLHGRFRLLGNPRRNDLSLRVERLALADDGRYFCRVEFAGDVHERYESRHGVRLRVTAAPRIVNISVLPGPAHAFHALCTAEGEPPPTLAWSGPALGNGSASVPSPGQDHGHQVTAELPALAHDGRYTCAASNSLGRAEASVYLFRFHGASRASAIALPLGALGLKVLLLLSVLAARAVARRRLEYPVTQDASPRPQAQESNYENLGQMSPQGPPAAVCSP, from the exons GATCATTTGTGAGAACTAAAAGAGATACCACCAGGAACTTGCTCAACACAGAGCTGCACA GTGCGCCGGCGCAGCGCTGGTCCATGAAGTTGCCGGCCGAGGTGAGTGCGGCGGCGGGCGAGGCGGCAGTGCTGCCCTGCACCTTCACACACCCGCACCGCCACTACGACGGGCCGCTCACGGCCATCTGGCGCGCGGGCGAGCCATACACGGGCCCTCCGGTGTTCCGGTGCGCGGCGGCGCGGAGCAGTGAGCTCTGCCAGACGGCGCTCAGCCTGCACGGCCGCTTCCGGCTGCTCGGCAACCCGCGCCGCAACGACCTGTCGCTGCGCGTCGAGCGCCTAGCGCTGGCCGACGACGGCCGCTACTTCTGCCGCGTCGAGTTTGCCGGCGACGTCCACGAGCGCTACGAGAGCCGCCACGGCGTCCGGCTCCGCGTGACCG CCGCCCCACGGATCGTCAACATCTCGGTGCTACCCGGCCCGGCGCACGCCTTCCACGCGCTCTGCACGGCTGAAGGGGAGCCGCCACCCACCCTCGCCTGGTCCGGCCCAGCGCTGGGCAACGGCTCGGCCTCTGTGCCGAGCCCAGGTCAAGATCACGGCCATCAGGTGACCGCCGAGCTGCCCGCGCTGGCCCACGACGGCCGCTACACGTGTGCGGCCTCCAACAGCCTGGGCCGCGCCGAAGCCAGTGTCTACTTGTTCCGTTTCCACGGTGCCTCCAGGGCCTCAGCAATCGCCCTCCCGCTCGGCGCGCTTGGCCTCAAGGTGCTTCTGCTGCTCAGCGTTCTGGCCGCCCGCGCCGTAGCCCGCCGCCGCCTAG AGTACCCAGTCACCCAGGACGCCTCACCGCG GCCCCAAGCTCAGGAGTCCAATTATGAAAATTTGGGCCAGATGAGTCCTCAGGGTCCACCAGCAGCCGTGTGTTCACCTTGA